A section of the Drosophila willistoni isolate 14030-0811.24 chromosome XR unlocalized genomic scaffold, UCI_dwil_1.1 Seg106, whole genome shotgun sequence genome encodes:
- the LOC6651938 gene encoding enhancer of split malpha protein, whose protein sequence is MSTISRPKNCAVYKSKVSPSRRVKNILKPLINHIFKLTESNQPKRSSYIPSERKEAEFEWLSNDMDNMANEQLEKRLIDEIRQCAKEDAIIIYNEFDSGELHTMGTDDFYVPVHFASTNTGTFFWTSLQPKTAEPYAIEWNFLDRWAQA, encoded by the coding sequence ATGTCTACCATCAGTAGGCCAAAAAACTGCGCCGTGTACAAATCGAAGGTGTCGCCTTCCCGAAGAGtgaagaatattttaaaacctCTTATAAACCATATATTCAAACTAACAGAGTCGAATCAGCCGAAACGCAGCTCTTACATCCCATCGGAGAGAAAGGAAGCGGAGTTCGAGTGGCTTAGCAACGACATGGATAACATGGCCAATGAGCAGTTGGAAAAGCGTCTTATCGATGAAATACGTCAATGTGCCAAAGAAGATGCTATTATTATATACAACGAATTTGACTCAGGAGAACTCCACACTATGGGTACAGATGACTTCTATGTGCCTGTACATTTCGCTAGCACTAACACTGGCACTTTCTTTTGGACTTCACTTCAGCCAAAAACCGCCGAACCGTATGCCATTGAGTGGAATTTTTTGGACCGTTGGGCTCAAGCTTGA
- the LOC6651939 gene encoding enhancer of split malpha protein: protein MSFKTQEYKFDCSQMMQHKSGQHTMAMRSLKKLVKPLLRLVKKKELLRKTLAEVQTQNNINASLEDMRKDPAASCDNMANEQLEQRLYNELRQCSSNMAMIVRQGQQQQVVPIHPEHTFIPVHFARTTSGTFFWTTAHQQEQKLRQQYDRWVQA from the coding sequence ATGTCTTTCAAAACACAAGAATACAAGTTTGACTGCAGCCAAATGATGCAGCACAAATCCGGTCAACATACAATGGCCATGCGGAGTCTGAAAAAACTTGTCAAACCACTGCTGAGGctggttaaaaaaaaagagctcTTGCGGAAGACTCTGGCAGAGGTGCAGACCCAAAATAATATCAATGCATCGTTGGAGGACATGCGCAAAGATCCCGCGGCCAGTTGTGACAACATGGCCAATGAGCAATTGGAACAGCGTCTGTACAACGAACTTCGCCAGTGTTCGAGCAACATGGCAATGATCGTGCGGCAAGGTCAGCAGCAACAAGTCGTGCCCATTCACCCAGAGCACACCTTCATCCCAGTCCACTTTGCCCGCACTACCAGTGGTACTTTCTTCTGGACCACGGCCCACCAACAAGAACAGAAGCTACGTCAGCAATACGATCGTTGGGTCCAGGCCTAA